ACCTGATGCCCAATTGTACTGGTAAGTGGAAATGTGAGTGTGCTGCACACTGTTTTCAAAGAGCAAAGTGAGATGCATGGCAGTATCTGACACAGCAGAGTCAGAGTGCGGCTGAAAAGCGCTCTGTCAAGTTGGATGAGCTTTTCCTCCACAGAAGTCCCTCCCATTAGAAATAACCTCTTTGAGAGCATTTAATCCTGCCCAGCTCACTGCTTCACATGCTTCCAAGGAGAGTCGGGAGGAACTGGCTGCAGCATTCACCTGTCCAGCTCAACAGCTCGCAGGCTGCCCTGGCTTTGGGTGGGTCTTTTGGCTATTGCTGATCTGCACATTTCTGGTTTCACCATCCACATAAACATGCTTGACTACTAATGCGTCGGCACAGAGTCTTCCCTTTACAGGGTTTCTCAGTCCCATCATATACGAAGCTCTCCTTAAATGCAGTTAGCACTTCATGTAGTCTAGAATAAGCTTGttatctgaaataattctttGTTGCCCTCCATGGTTAGTTTTACACACAGAAAGTTCACAACAAGCTGTCGCCCACTGCAGGGAGCTGAGAGTCAAATCCTTTACCAGTGCAATTTGAACATGGAGATGAAAAAGTCAGTTCACATTCAGGTATTACTGAATGACAGACTTACGATAAGGAAGCAAGCACCGATCATGACAGCTTTCATTTTTACATCAAGGTCCATCGGGAATGTGATTCCAAAGTTATCTGCATCTGTAACGGCTTCTTTCAAAAGCCCAGTCCACTGCTTAGAGATCCTCCCGACAGCACAGCTCTCATCCACAGACTTCACCtagtttaatataaaattaaaaaaacaacatcaaatcTGTCACTCATAATACTACCAAATCCTTTTCATAATAGATCCATTGGAAAGCTTCAGTGCGTGCAACGGTTTGTACCAAAGGCACCCCTGACTATCAGAAAGTCAGTGTTAAGTAGCAGAGACATGAACTTAGTTCTCAACCTGCCTGTGGAGTTCGATGCTTTAATGGTGTTGGAAGACAGCTaccgcacgcacgcacacacaccctgCTGGAAGTGTTGTCTTTTAGCCAAGAGAGTGAATTAGTTTCTCCTGTCATGTATCAGGAACTGCCTAagtgaaaattaaacaaattacatTCTTCTGTTCCAAAGCAGAGATTAGCCCTTCGTCAACATGACGTTTCCTAAAGGTAGATTCAGTCTTAAGGGTCATGTGAAAGACTAgtccccaaaataaaataatactacCTTTGCGTTAGCAACTACTTGCAACATCACTTTAAATACTGAATGGTAGGCTAGTGTATCTACTACTTCATGTGTACAAATGTAATAATGCATTAATCActattatttttaagtgaaagttGTAATGCTTTGGTCGTTCAAATCTATATTGTAGGTCTAAATTATCTTGATTTACTTGATCATCAAATCATTATTAAATGATTGAATGAGTGGCTGTAGgaattcattttaataaatatctgATACAGCTGAGAATAACATTTTTGTTAGGGCCTGACATAAAAGATTCAAAGAGATTTTGCTGCTAAATATTTCAATCAATAGCTTTGTATGCAACCACAGGGAATCAGTCTCACTGATCATTGATGAGTGACTTTAAGATGTCATTTCTGGAAGTTTGTCTGGCTTATCTAGAGTAATCTAGATATCCAGAGAAGTTAATTGATTATACTCCCATTGAAAGATTATGTACTAATTACTTAATACATAAAATAGTTCAGTTGACAGGTAATAAGTCCAGCAACAAACTTATCAAACTACTATCGGAAAGAAGATATATATACAAACAATTTTTAGCATTGCATACCTCAAAATTAACATCCTCACAACAGCTGCAGACAACACATGGGCCAGAGATTTTCAGTATGTCCATCCTTTTCTCATCTTGAATGGTAAACTTTGGCAGGCAGGCATGCCAGTTCTGGACAACGTAACCAACTGGTGTTCCTGGAGGCGCCTGAACTTCTAGcttcacaggaaaaagaaaacctccaCGTGAATGTTCATGCTTTGATATGTTTGTTAGACAAAATCCACACTAGCACATAAACCAAACACTTTTTCCGCAACAATCTGGCTTTCCAATGCATGAAGCTGCATGGGGGTTTCTGTGAACACTTTcagaaaaccacacaaaaattGCAGACCTCATATGCAACTTTTGccttcacaggaaaaaataagatgGTCCTAAGGCTATATGTACACAAGCTCTATGTCTACAGTAGAAAGATCAAAGTCTAGTGAAAGGCTGCGAGCATCCTGAAAGCATTCAGTGAAGACTTCACAGGATGCAGCTACTACAAATCCCTCAGTAAGAGCTCTGAGTAGGCTCAGATTTGAGGCTTCAGAAGTTGCATCACCccataattattttaatactaaaaaagCTCATCAATTCACGTGTTGAATTCCACTACAGCTTTTACAGCAGTAGAGTGAAAACTCTAGCTGTTATTTTATGAAAGCTCTTGTCCAGCTCTCACACCAGAAGTTCACCTCCAGCACAGATTTCGGCACTAGCCACAAGTTCCCTGACATGCTATAGAATCCAATTTCTCATTACCGTAATCAGAAGTGGCCAGAGTGAACCTAAGTGTTGCAGCACACTAGCTTTTTCCCAGACCAAGGAGACCCCATGCACAAATCCCACAAAACCCGACTTGTTTCACTTCACCTCCTGATTCAAGACAACCCCATCCTAAAACTGCAGAGGTGGACCATGTCCCACGTGAAGGAAGATGCTGAGAGGGAGCAACTCACCTCCTGTaagcagcagggaaagcagcaCGAAGAACACCGGAGGGGTCTCTCCAGTGTTATCACCTCGTGGCCCAGGTTGTCTGTGATGTGAATGGTGAAGGGTCGTGATGGCCCGCAGCAATTCCTGGTACAGCAGTCAGTGTCCTCTGCTGCAAAGTACACCCTTTGCCCCAGAGTATTCTtgatttcatatttgttttttgtttcaaagctagtcaaaactgaaaaacagggaCAGAATTGTTAAGTTTCTGAGGTGCGTCTGGTCAGAAAAGTCACCGTGCTAACTCTAAAGCTACCCTTTGGGAAGGCAGCCCCCACTCGAAGTCTGTCAGAGGCAGCTACTGGTGAAGGGAAGCGGTGGGGAAGGACCCTCGAGCAGAGCAGCCTGACAGAGTTCAGAGAGGAGAAGCCACCATGAACATGGCAACACGGAAAGAGCATGGAGATATCCAACAGTCCCCTCCCACCAGATATGGACACCTACTGCCAGAGCAAGCACCGTAATTATAAATAACACAGCATGGAAGATtcccagggaagagctgaaggCATGAGAATTAAGGAAACTTGTGAATTTGGGGGTGACGCAAGAAAAGGGCTCTAGAGGGCCCAAATACATTCAGAAGGAGAAGGCCACAAGAACAAAGCCTCACGGTCAAGAATCACAGCAGCACAAATAGAAAACAAGAGCCAGGACAGAAATTTTGATTAATTTCGCTAACAAATCAAAGTACTCTTTGAAGCattatggaaagaaaatgcagcagcatTAAGTGTCAGCACAGACGGATggtacattttatttcttctgtttgaaaGACACTGATAACATGACTTTGATGATCTTAAAGTGAACGGAATGAggggagcagaaggaaagcacTTCAATTCGCTAAAACAGCAGGATTGCTTGGAAACGAGATTGCAGCCGCATGGCAGTCTATGGAACTAGATAGAGTaagagaggacagaaaagaagatttttaagtAGGGAAGAGAGCCAAGTAGAAATCATGTGAATGAGTAACATGGGAAACGTGTGACTTCAGCTATAACTAGCTACTAAGATTATTCAGTCGCATTGCTATGTATCTTTTAAGGTATAGAACATGCTTAAAATCCTCCACCCTcctattttctccttcctctcctccacagCTTCTGCAGGAATTGagacagataacaggcaggaaagagaaaggcagcaaTCACCCTTAAACACGTAGTGTCAAAGAAAGTCTAAATTTTACCATTCTTGGGattattagattttaaaatttctctgtTATAAATACTTTTCACTTACTCTCGAGAAGTTCAATTTGCTGATGAATTAATATCTGGTCAATCTGTTCGTGgttgaaaaattaaacagaataaaTAGTTAACGAGTTGTAACTGAGAGAAATCTAGTTTTAAGAAGCATtgttgtttcatttcagaatgcAGATTTATGGAACACATTGTCTAGAGGCAGAACACCTACTGGTATAGCTGTGGAAGTAGATCATGTCCCCCCTTGTCCTGTCCTCTGTTAATTTAGCAGAACAGCGTTTCAGAGCATTGGGGCAGAGGCCAGAAGTTGTACCCAAGCTGGTCTGGTGACAAGCAGGCAGGGCGCGTGTGCCTGTGCTCCTTGCAGGACTCGAGGTAGCTCAGCTACAGAGCCTGAGCGAGCATCCCACACCACATATCCCAGCTGCCCACCTCGGGGCTCCCTACACACAACAGCAGGAAACTGAGAAATTTTCAAGCGGAAGCTCAGCTACTGTTCAGCTCTGAGTAAAACTCAAGAAAAATCAGCCTCCCCTCGCTGGCAACAATACATCAGTGTTAAGCTTTGATATCTTCTCCCAGTGGTGAGATGAACTGTACTTTTACAGTACAAGGACATATCTGTCCTGCAATGTGGAAACAACTCTTGTTTTGCTATTAGCATTCTCTACGTTGTGAAGCCTGACTAGCACCTCTCCTAACGACATTACGAAGAGGTGTGAAGAAAGCATCATGCAGAAAATTAAGCACCACTAATGTGCTACAGTTGCCCATATTATACCTATTTATTACACACACCTTGCCAAATCACATTACATCCCACAAATAGTAGCTTCAGAAATGGGAAGGATGTATGATAGCCCTGAGCCGCCTTTAgtatcacagaattgcctaggttggcagggacctttcagatcacgtAGTCCAAACttcaacctaactcttgacaaaaaccatcactaaaccatatctctaagcactatgtctacccatcttttaaatacctccagggatggtgcctcaaccacttccctgggcagcctcttccaatgcttaataatgctttcagtgtaaaaatttttcctaatatccagtctaaacctcccctggcgcaacttcaggccgtttcctcttgtcctatcacccattacttgggagaagagaccaacccccacctctcaacctcctttcaggcagttgtagagagcgatgaggtctcctcTTAGCCTCCTTTAGCATCTCACTTGGCAGAAGAGCACTCCATGAAGTGCTTCAGCCGTAACAGGCACCTCCACACTCAAACATGCATCACCCACTACTAAAGGCTTCACTTAGTAGCCCAAAATGGCAACCTGCATAGCTGCAACAAAGCCAGATgctttttttaactatttcataGATGCAGGCTGCTTCTCAGGTGAACACCTGTtctctggggaaggaggaagggtgcAGGTACCTGTGTGAGGTATTCCAGTCCAGGAGGACAgttgggaaaaggaggagggactGGCATCCAGATTGCCCCCTCCTGCATGACGGGCTGGTTCTGGATGGGTGGACCAGCAAATCCGGGTGGAACAGCAAATCCAGGTGGAACTGGACTCATGGCCTGTAGCTGGAAGCCATAGCTCCCCGCATCTGCGACACCTGGTGCTGTAAGAGAGATGCAGTTATGAAACTTAGATGTTGGAAAAGGATTGCTCCATGGATCTTCGAAAGATTCATTTGTTCACTATTTTGACCTATGAAGATCCTTATACCAACAATATATTTCACTTATGAATACTGCAGCTTTTGTGAGGGAAGTTACACTGGATTGGCATGTTCTAATCCCtccagacaaaaccaaacaaaataaataaatgtatagtTCTTGAATATAACAGAAGTTTTATTCACATAAAGATAGGCTatctaaaaattagaaataaatatatgaagTAGGGAAGACAGAATACCTTTAAAAACATGAATAGTATTGGCATTTACGAGTTGTCAGTTGAGCAAATGAGGCGTCTTAAGATAAAATTTTCCCGGAATTATACCTTCTACTTATATGATAGGAAACGTCCTTTAAGCAAAGATTATCTCCAGGTTTCAAACCACATAACTGTTATCTAAAAACTGCACTTTCTCATTTGTTTAATGGATTCTCTTTCAAAACCCAGGAAATCCACAACTCCCTTCATGGAGATGTGgaactgttttcttccttggtACACATTTTGTGAGCATCAAGTAAGTCTCCTCCGGTTAGCACTCTGTAGGAAACACAACCTCTCAGGAAGCACTTCAGGGTCCAGTCGCTCAGCACCCACCAGATGGCACAGGCAGCACTGCCTCAGTGCTCACCACCATCCCGTGTCCCCAGGCTGTGCTCAGCACCCGGCCTTGCCTGGGTACCGTCCCGCAGAACACGGCCTTTGCTACAGAGATGCTTTATGACCTTGTGGCTAAAGTTGTTATTGAAAGTTACAGAAcaagaattgtatttttttcatcatttaataCTTTCCTGATAGGCTGACAAGGCCTTCAATCTGAAGCAGAGGAATTCTACATTTTACTCAGAAGCAAGCACAACGCAGAAGCCgcaaagaatatttttgtagAGCCGTACAAAGACGAATA
The sequence above is a segment of the Larus michahellis chromosome 6, bLarMic1.1, whole genome shotgun sequence genome. Coding sequences within it:
- the PLSCR1 gene encoding phospholipid scramblase 1 isoform X3, whose protein sequence is MSPVPPGFAVPPGFAGPPIQNQPVMQEGAIWMPVPPPFPNCPPGLEYLTQIDQILIHQQIELLEILTSFETKNKYEIKNTLGQRVYFAAEDTDCCTRNCCGPSRPFTIHITDNLGHEVITLERPLRCSSCCFPCCLQELEVQAPPGTPVGYVVQNWHACLPKFTIQDEKRMDILKISGPCVVCSCCEDVNFEVKSVDESCAVGRISKQWTGLLKEAVTDADNFGITFPMDLDVKMKAVMIGACFLIDFMFFDHAGDKKQRAGVWQ
- the PLSCR1 gene encoding phospholipid scramblase 1 isoform X2 — its product is MQAHKPAPAPGFSNAGYAPGNQDPCDYPQQAPGTYQAPGVADAGSYGFQLQAMSPVPPGFAVPPGFAGPPIQNQPVMQEGAIWMPVPPPFPNCPPGLEYLTQIDQILIHQQIELLEILTSFETKNKYEIKNTLGQRVYFAAEDTDCCTRNCCGPSRPFTIHITDNLGHEVITLERPLRCSSCCFPCCLQELEVQAPPGTPVGYVVQNWHACLPKFTIQDEKRMDILKISGPCVVCSCCEDVNFEVKSVDESCAVGRISKQWTGLLKEAVTDADNFGITFPMDLDVKMKAVMIGACFLIDFMFFDHAGDKKQRAGVWQ
- the PLSCR1 gene encoding phospholipid scramblase 1 isoform X1 — protein: MLFCRTIISRSTAMQAHKPAPAPGFSNAGYAPGNQDPCDYPQQAPGTYQAPGVADAGSYGFQLQAMSPVPPGFAVPPGFAGPPIQNQPVMQEGAIWMPVPPPFPNCPPGLEYLTQIDQILIHQQIELLEILTSFETKNKYEIKNTLGQRVYFAAEDTDCCTRNCCGPSRPFTIHITDNLGHEVITLERPLRCSSCCFPCCLQELEVQAPPGTPVGYVVQNWHACLPKFTIQDEKRMDILKISGPCVVCSCCEDVNFEVKSVDESCAVGRISKQWTGLLKEAVTDADNFGITFPMDLDVKMKAVMIGACFLIDFMFFDHAGDKKQRAGVWQ